A single genomic interval of Homo sapiens chromosome 7, GRCh38.p14 Primary Assembly harbors:
- the ARF5 gene encoding ADP-ribosylation factor 5, protein MGLTVSALFSRIFGKKQMRILMVGLDAAGKTTILYKLKLGEIVTTIPTIGFNVETVEYKNICFTVWDVGGQDKIRPLWRHYFQNTQGLIFVVDSNDRERVQESADELQKMLQEDELRDAVLLVFANKQDMPNAMPVSELTDKLGLQHLRSRTWYVQATCATQGTGLYDGLDWLSHELSKR, encoded by the exons ATGGGCCTCACCGTGTCCGCGCTCTTTTCGCGGATCTTCGGGAAGAAGCAGATGCGGATTCTCATGG TTGGCTTGGATGCGGCTGGCAAGACCACAATCCTGTACAAACTGAAGTTGGGGGAGATTGTCACCACCATCCCAACCATAG GCTTCAATGTAGAAACAGTGGAATATAAGAACATCTGTTTCACAGTCTGGGACGTGGGAGGCCAGGACAAGATTCGGCCTCTGTGGCGGCACTACTTCCAGAACACTCAG GGCCTCATCTTTGTGGTGGACAGTAATGACCGGGAGCGGGTCCAAGAATCTGCTGATGAACTCCAGAAGATG cTGCAGGAGGACGAGCTGCGGGATGCAGTGCTGCTGGTATTTGCCAACAAGCAGGACATGCCCAACGCCATGCCCGTGAGCGAGCTGACTGACAAGCTGGGGCTACAGCACTTACGCAGCCGCACG TGGTATGTCCAGGCCACCTGTGCCACCCAAGGCACAGGTCTGTACGATGGTCTGGACTGGCTGTCCCACGAGCTGTCAAAGCGCTAA
- the FSCN3 gene encoding fascin-3, translating to MDETEWIHRHPKAEDLRVGLISWAGTYLTFEACKNTVTATAKSLGRRQTWEILVSNEHETQAVVRLKSVQGLYLLCECDGTVCYGRPRTSHHGCFLLRFHRNSKWTLQCLISGRYLESNGKDVFCTSHVLSAYHMWTPRPALHVHVILYSPIHRCYARADPTMGRIWVDAAVPCLEECGFLLHFRDGCYHLETSTHHFLSHVDRLFSQPSSQTAFHMQVRPGGLVALCDGEGGMLYPQGTHLLLGMGCNPMRGEEWFILQHCPTWVSLRSKTGRFISVIYDGEVRAASERLNRMSLFQFECDSESPTVQLRSANGYYLSQRRHRAVMADGHPLESDTFFRMHWNCGRIILQSCRGRFLGIAPNSLLMANVILPGPNEEFGILFANRSFLVLRGRYGYVGSSSGHDLIQCNQDQPDRIHLLPCRPGIYHFQAQGGSFWSITSFGTFRPWGKFALNFCIELQGSNLLTVLAPNGFYMRADQSGTLLADSEDITRECIWEF from the exons ATGGATGAGACAGAGTGGATACACAGACATCCCAAGGCTGAGGACCTAAGGGTTGGGCTCATCAGCTGGGCAGGAACCTACCTCACCTTTGAGGCATGCAAGAATACAGTCACTGCAACTGCGAAGAGTTTGGGCAGGAGACAG ACCTGGGAGATCTTGGTGAGCAATGAGCATGAGACACAGGCCGTGGTGCGACTAAAGAGCGTGCAGGGCCTCTACCTGCTGTGTGAGTGTGATGGCACCGTGTGTTATGGCCGCCCAAGGACCAGCCACCATGGGTGCTTTCTACTGCGTTTCCACCGGAACAGCAAGTGGACCCTCCAGTGCCTAATCTCTGGTCGTTATTTGGAGTCCAATGGCAAGGACGTGTTTTGCACTTCCCACGTCCTCTCAGCTTACCACATGTGGACCCCCCGACCAGCCCTCCATGTCCACGTGATCCTCTACAGCCCCATCCACCGCTGCTATGCCCGGGCTGACCCCACTATGGGCCGCATCTGGGTGGACGCAGCAGTTCCCTGCCTGGAGGAGTGTGGCTTCCTGTTGCATTTCCGAGATGGATGCTACCACCTGGAGACCTCTACACACCACTTCTTGTCCCATGTAGACCGGCTGTTCTCCCAACCCTCATCACAGACAGCTTTTCACATGCAAGTGCGGCCTGGAGGGCTTGTGGCACTGTGTGATGGAGAAGGAGGCATGTTATATCCACAGGGCACGCATCTGCTCTTGGGCATGGGCTGCAACCCCATGAGGGGTGAGGAGTGGTTCATCCTACAGCACTGCCCAACCTGGGTCAGCCTCAGGTCAAAGACTGGGCGGTTCATCTCAGTCATCTACG ATGGTGAGGTGCGTGCTGCTTCTGAGCGCTTAAACCGAATGTCCTTGTTCCAGTTTGAATGTGACAGTGAGAGCCCCACTGTGCAGCTTCGTTCAGCCAATGGCTACTACCTATCCCAG AGGCGCCACAGGGCAGTAATGGCTGATGGGCACCCCCTGGAGTCTGACACGTTCTTCCGAATGCACTGGAACTGTGGCAGGATCATCCTGCAGTCCTGCAGGGGGCGCTTCCTGGGCATTGCACCCAACAGCCTGCTGATGGCCAATGTCATCCTTCCAG GCCCAAATGAGGAATTTGGGATTTTATTTGCCAATCGCTCCTTCCTTGTATTGCGAGGTCGTTATGGCTATGTGGGCTCCTCATCGGGCCATGACCTCATACAGTGCAACCAGGATCAGCCCGACCGCATTCATCTACTACCCTGCCGACCGGGTATCTACCACTTCCAGG CACAGGGGGGATCCTTCTGGTCAATAACATCCTTTGGCACCTTTCGCCCTTGGGGCAAGTTTGCCCTCAACTTCTGTATCGAGCTTCAGGGGAGCAACTTACTCACTGTACTGGCCCCCAATGGCTTCTACATGCGAGCCGACCAAAGTGGCACCCTGTTGGCAGACAGTGAAGACATTACCAGAGAGTGTATCTGGGAATTTTAG
- the PAX4 gene encoding paired box protein Pax-4 isoform 2 (isoform 2 is encoded by transcript variant 2) — protein sequence MHQDGISSMNQLGGLFVNGRPLPLDTRQQIVRLAVSGMRPCDISRILKVSNGCVSKILGRYYRTGVLEPKGIGGSKPRLATPPVVARIAQLKGECPALFAWEIQRQLCAEGLCTQDKTPSVSSINRVLRALQEDQGLPCTRLRSPAVLAPAVLTPHSGSETPRGTHPGTGHRNRTIFSPSQAEALEKEFQRGQYPDSVARGKLATATSLPEDTVRVWFSNRRAKWRRQEKLKWEMQLPGASQGLTVPRVAPGIISAQQSPGSVPTAALPALEPLGPSCYQLCWATAPERCLSDTPPKACLKPCWDCGSFLLPVIAPSCVDVAWPCLDASLAHHLIGGAGKATPTHFSH from the exons ATGCATCAGGACG GGATCAGCAGCATGAACCAGCTTGGGGGGCTCTTTGTGAATGGCCGGCCCCTGCCTCTGGATACCCGGCAGCAGATTGTGCGGCTAGCAGTCAGTGGAATGCGGCCCTGTGACATCTCACGGATCCTTAAG GTATCTAATGGCTGTGTGAGCAAGATCCTAGGGCGTTACTACCGCACAGGTGTCTTGGAGCCAAAGGGCATTGGGGGAAGCAAGCCACGGCTGGCTACACCCCCTGTGGTGGCTCGAATTGCCCAGCTGAAGGGTGAGTGTCCAGCCCTCTTTGCCTGGGAAATCCAACGCCAGCTTTGTGCTGAAGGGCTTTGCACCCAGGACAAGACTCCCAGT GTCTCCTCCATCAACCGAGTCCTGCGGGCATTACAGGAGGACCAGGGACTACCGTGCACACGGCTCAGGTCACCAG CTGTTTTGGCTCCAGCTGTCCTCACTCCCCATAGTGGCTCTGAGACTCCCCGGGGTACCCACCCAGGGACCGGCCACCGGAATCGGACTATCTTCTCCCCAAGCCAAGCAGAGGCACTGGAGAAAG AGTTCCAGCGTGGGCAGTATCCTGATTCAGTGGCCCGTGGAAAGCTGGCTACTGCCACCTCTCTGCCTGAGGACACGGTGAGG GTCTGGTTTTCCAACAGAAGAGCCAAATGGCGTCGGCAAGAGAAGCTCAAGTGGGAAATGCAGCTGCCAG GTGCTTCCCAGGGGCTGACTGTACCAAGGGTTGCCCCAGGAATCATCTCTGCACAG cagtccCCTGGCAGTGTGCCCACAgcagccctgcctgccctggaaccactgggtccctcctgctATCAGCTGTGCTGGGCAACAGCACCAGAAAGGTGTCTGAGTGACACCCCACCTAAAGCCTGTCTCAAGCCCTGCTGGG ACTGtggctccttcctccttcctgtgaTTGCTCCCTCCTGTGTGGACGTTGCCTGGCCCTGCCTCGATGCCTCTCTGGCGCATCACCTGATTGGAGGGGCTGGTAAAGCAACACCCACCCACTTCTCACACTAG
- the PAX4 gene encoding paired box protein Pax-4 isoform 1 (isoform 1 is encoded by transcript variant 1) gives MHQDGISSMNQLGGLFVNGRPLPLDTRQQIVRLAVSGMRPCDISRILKVSNGCVSKILGRYYRTGVLEPKGIGGSKPRLATPPVVARIAQLKGECPALFAWEIQRQLCAEGLCTQDKTPSVSSINRVLRALQEDQGLPCTRLRSPAVLAPAVLTPHSGSETPRGTHPGTGHRNRTIFSPSQAEALEKEFQRGQYPDSVARGKLATATSLPEDTVRVWFSNRRAKWRRQEKLKWEMQLPGASQGLTVPRVAPGIISAQQSPGSVPTAALPALEPLGPSCYQLCWATAPERCLSDTPPKACLKPCWGHLPPQPNSLDSGLLCLPCPSSHCHLASLSGSQALLWPGCPLLYGLE, from the exons ATGCATCAGGACG GGATCAGCAGCATGAACCAGCTTGGGGGGCTCTTTGTGAATGGCCGGCCCCTGCCTCTGGATACCCGGCAGCAGATTGTGCGGCTAGCAGTCAGTGGAATGCGGCCCTGTGACATCTCACGGATCCTTAAG GTATCTAATGGCTGTGTGAGCAAGATCCTAGGGCGTTACTACCGCACAGGTGTCTTGGAGCCAAAGGGCATTGGGGGAAGCAAGCCACGGCTGGCTACACCCCCTGTGGTGGCTCGAATTGCCCAGCTGAAGGGTGAGTGTCCAGCCCTCTTTGCCTGGGAAATCCAACGCCAGCTTTGTGCTGAAGGGCTTTGCACCCAGGACAAGACTCCCAGT GTCTCCTCCATCAACCGAGTCCTGCGGGCATTACAGGAGGACCAGGGACTACCGTGCACACGGCTCAGGTCACCAG CTGTTTTGGCTCCAGCTGTCCTCACTCCCCATAGTGGCTCTGAGACTCCCCGGGGTACCCACCCAGGGACCGGCCACCGGAATCGGACTATCTTCTCCCCAAGCCAAGCAGAGGCACTGGAGAAAG AGTTCCAGCGTGGGCAGTATCCTGATTCAGTGGCCCGTGGAAAGCTGGCTACTGCCACCTCTCTGCCTGAGGACACGGTGAGG GTCTGGTTTTCCAACAGAAGAGCCAAATGGCGTCGGCAAGAGAAGCTCAAGTGGGAAATGCAGCTGCCAG GTGCTTCCCAGGGGCTGACTGTACCAAGGGTTGCCCCAGGAATCATCTCTGCACAG cagtccCCTGGCAGTGTGCCCACAgcagccctgcctgccctggaaccactgggtccctcctgctATCAGCTGTGCTGGGCAACAGCACCAGAAAGGTGTCTGAGTGACACCCCACCTAAAGCCTGTCTCAAGCCCTGCTGGG GCCACTTGCCCCCACAGCCGAATTCCCTGGACTCAGGACTGCTTTGCCTTCCTTGCCCTTCCTCCCACTGTCACCTGGCCAGTCTTAGTGGCTCTCAGGCCCTGCTCTGGCCTGGCTGCCCACTACTGTATGGCTTGGAATGA